The Scophthalmus maximus strain ysfricsl-2021 chromosome 7, ASM2237912v1, whole genome shotgun sequence genome includes a window with the following:
- the psma1 gene encoding proteasome subunit alpha type-1 codes for MFRNQYDNDVTVWSPQGRIHQIEYAMEAVKQGSATVGLKSKTHAVLVALKRAQSELAAHQKKILHVDNHIGISIAGLTADARLLCNFMRQECLDSRFVFDRPLPASRLVTLVGSKTQIPTQRYGRRPYGVGLLIAGFDDMGPHIFQTCPSANYFDCKAMSIGARSQSARTYLERCMDKFSDCNLNDLVQHGLRALRETLPAEQDLTTKNVSIGIVGKETEFTIYDDDDVASFLEGLEERPQRKVAPPADEPAAEVPDEPMEH; via the exons ATG TTCCGCAATCAGTACGACAACGACGTGACAGTATGGAGCCCGCAG GGTCGCATTCATCAGATCGAGTACGCCATGGAGGCGGTGAAGCAAGGATCTGCGACCGTAGGACTCAAATCCAAAACCCATGCGGTCCTGGTCGCACTGAAG AGAGCCCAGTCTGAACTGGCAGCCCACCAGAAGAAGATCCTACATGTTGACAACCACATCGGTATCTCCATTGCTGGACTGACTGCTGATGCCAGACTGCTCTG CAACTTCATGCGTCAGGAGTGCCTGGACTCCAGATTTGTCTTCGACAGACCCCTCCCCGCATCACGTCTCGTCACTCTTGTTGGCAGCA AAACCCAAATCCCAACACAGAGGTATGGGAGGAGGCCCTATGGTGTTGGACTCCTCATTGCTGGCTTTGAT GACATGGGACCTCACATCTTCCAGACCTGCCCATCCGCAAACTACTTTGACTGCAAAGCCATGTCGATCGGAGCTCGCTCTCAGTCCGCACGCACCTACCTGGAGAGATGCATGGACAAATTTTCCGACT GTAACCTGAATGATCTGGTCCAGCATGGCCTCCGTGCTCTCAGAGAAACCCTCCCAGCTGAGCAGGACCTCACCACCAAG AATGTTTCCATCGGCATCGTGGGGAAGGAAACGGAGTTCACCATttatgacgatgatgatgttgCCTCGTTCCTGGAGGGTCTGGAGGAGAGGCCACAGAGAAAG GTCGCCCCGCCTGCAGATGAACCTGCTGCCGAGGTGCCCGATGAGCCAATGGAGCACTGA
- the ric3b gene encoding protein RIC-3b: MAMSTFQKVTLATCLVLCVALLLPKLLLSRGKKDAAERPEGSGRFPPMMHRQAASEGRGQRAASAGSSRAHNTEAIAKAKGAGTGAGTGGKSNLAGQIIPVYGFGILLYILYILFKITSKGSSKPPDSRFPAVRSENKKRKITDFELGQLQEKLRETELVMENIVSSAHHSPGRVKGVMADQEESLLQQLTEITRVMREGQLMEGMAPEKKAQEDWEDYPEEPHQHWEHSPCCCQHTQQHPSPQTETEAEGPEAARGGLPENVPAEDSTGGAEAEKAEDLNTDAMRESDLTAGSKEEAGLQSDSGVKQRVDLHEHKGGGGHVDLGVPEEELAGVLKELEFTLQMTSMMEQEKMGDLTQPVEMEPAHSQVRRRNKRRRTKKATH; this comes from the exons ATGGCGATGTCGACATTCCAGAAGGTGACCCTCGCGACGTGCCTCGTGCTGTGCGTGGCGCTGCTGCTCCCCAAGCTGCTGCTGTCGCGGGGAAAGAAGGATGCTGCCGAGCGGCCGGAGG GTTCAGGTCGGTTCCCTCCGATGATGCACCGTCAGGCGGCCTCAGAGGGCCGCGGACAGAGGGCCGCGAGCGCCGGCTCATCCAGAGCCCACAACACCGAGGCCATCGCCAAGGCGAAGGGAGCGGGAACGGGGGCGGGGACCGGAGGCAAATCCAACCTGGCTGGACAGATCATCCCTGTGTACGGCTTCGGGATCCTACTCTACATCCTCTACATACTGTTCAAG ATCACATCCAAGGGGAGCAGTAAGCCGCCAGATAGCAGGTTTCCTGCCGTCCGGTCAGAGAACAAGAAGAGAAAGATCA CTGACTTTGAACTGGgtcagctgcaggagaaactGAGGGAAACAGAGTTGGTGATGGAGAACATCGTTTCCAGCGCCCACCACAGCCCTGGcag GGTGAAGGGAGTGATGGCGGATCAGGAGGAGagtctcctgcagcagctgacgGAGATAACCCGGGTGATGCGGGAGGGCCAGCTGATGGAGGGCATGGCTCCAGAAAAGAAAGCCCAGGAAGACTGGGAAG ATTATCCCGAGGAGCCTCATCAGCACTGGGAACATTCCCCCTGCTGTTGTCAGCACACTCAGCAGCACCCCAGTccacagacggagacagaggcCGAGGGGCCTGAAGCCGCTAGAGGTGGCCTGCCGGAAAACGTTCCCGCTGAGGACTCTACAGGCGGAGCAGAGGCCGAGAAGGCAGAGGACCTGAACACAGACGCCATGAGGGAATCTGATTTGACAGCAGGAAGcaaggaggaggcggggctgcAGAGTGATTCAGGTGTAAAGCAGAGGGTGGACCTACATGAGcacaaggggggagggggtcacGTCGATCTGGGTGtcccagaggaggagctggccgGAGTCCTGAAGGAGCTGGAGTTCACACTGCAGATGACATCCAtgatggagcaggagaagaTGGGGGACCTCACCCAGCCCGTGGAGATGGAACCTGCACACAGCCAGGTCAGAcggaggaacaagaggaggaggacaaagaaagCAACACACTGA
- the LOC118315218 gene encoding rhombotin-1: MVLDKEESVSLVSLQSREKPRGCAGCNGKIRDRFMLQALDRYWHEDCLKCACCDCHLGRMGSTLYTRANLILCRRDYLRLFGVTGNCAACSKMIPAFEMVMRARDNVYHLDCFACQLCRQRFCVGDKFFLKNNMILCQLDYEGGHLNGSTERQPH, encoded by the exons ATGGTGCTGGACAAGGAGGAGA GTGTGTCTCTCGTGTCCCTCCAGTCCAGAGAGAAGCCGAGGGGCTGCGCCGGCTGCAACGGGAAGATCCGAGACCGCTTCATGCTGCAGGCACTGGACAGATACTGGCACGAGGACTGTCTGAAGTGTGCCTGCTGCGACTGCCACCTGGGCCGGATGGGCTCCACCCTCTACACCCGGGCCAACCTCATCCTCTGCCGCAGGGACTACCTGAG gcTCTTCGGGGTGACAGGGAACTGTGCGGCCTGCAGTAAGATGATCCCTGCCTTTGAAATGGTGATGAGAGCCAGGGACAACGTCTACCATTTAGACTGCTTCGCCTGTCAGCTCTGCCGCCAGAG ATTTTGCGTGGGAGACAAGTTTTTCCTCAAGAACAACATGATCCTGTGCCAGCTGGACTACGAAGGAGGCCATCTTAATGGCAGCACTGAGAGGCAGCCTCACTAA
- the rerglb gene encoding RERG/RAS-like b, producing the protein MNDIKLALLGSQGAGKSAVLVRFLTRRFIGEYASNTNSLYHKRLSIDGRQLNLEVFDPCSQSSEARCILEEPVDWADGFVVVYNISDRTSFINAKNILRQIREARVENCKGEMEVPVCLVGNKQDLCHARQVNEDEGRRLAQENRCHFQEVSAAEGYQDIANLFTQLIRQVMDHLKYRADRRRYSGSKSMAKLINNVFGKRRKSV; encoded by the exons ATGAACGACATCAAGCTGGCCCTGCTGGGGAGCCAGGGGGCTGGGAAGTCAG CTGTCCTTGTGCGCTTCCTGACCAGGCGCTTCATCGGCGAATATGCCTCAAACACCA ATTCCCTGTACCATAAAAGGTTGTCCATCGACGGCAGGCAGCTGAACCTTGAAGTGTTTGACCCCTGCTCTCAG AGCTCCGAGGCCAGGTGTATACTGGAGGAGCCGGTGGACTGGGCAGACGGCTTCGTGGTGGTGTACAACATCAGCGACCGCACTTCCTTCATCAACGCCAAGAACATCCTGCGGCAGATTCGGGAGGCACGCGTGGAAAACTGCAAAGG GGAGATGGAGGTTCCCGTGTGCCTGGTGGGGAACAAGCAGGACCTGTGCCACGCGCGACAGGTTAATGAGGACGAGGGCCGCCGCCTGGCACAGGAGAACCGCTGTCACTTCCAGGAGGTGTCGGCGGCCGAGGGCTACCAGGACATCGCCAACCTCTTCACGCAGCTCATCCGGCAGGTGATGGACCACCTGAAGTACCGAGCTGACCGCCGGCGCTACAGTGGCTCCAAGTCCATGGCCAAACTCATCAACAACGTGTTTGGCAAGAGGAGGAAGTCGGTGTGA